The sequence GAGTTCTATGATCAGTTTCGGTCCAAAATGATATGAGTTGTTCCATTGATACAGGAACGTGTTAGACCAAGTTGGGGCTAATTGTATCGGTTTTGGTCCCCATGTGAGTGGCATTCTGAAACTAGTACTTAAATCCATGGTCGTTGGTACTCTTTTCACTCACGGCTGCAACTTATCAACTGCTTTCTACAAAATAATATTAAAGTTGCTGCTATTGTTGATGATGGCTTTGATGGGCAACCAGATCTCAATTGTTTTCTCCGGAGTTGCCATCTCAATCTGCATAGTTATTAGCAAGAGATAGAAGATGCCCTTGTCTTCAATATCACTTGCTTTCATTGAGTTCCTTAGTGACCTTattttcaattcttcattttGTTTTGACTTTTTTCTTTGAGATGGTCATGATAGTAGTTGAGGTTCTTCTTAGGACACATTCCTACAAGATGTCCTTACCTCCACGcttgtagcaaaaaaaaaaaaaaaacacaaaagaaaaagaaaagaaaagaaaagaaaagaaaagaaagaaaagaaaagaaaaatccatgATCTCATTCTAAAGTCTCCCTTGTTTCATGAGGGGACTTAGAGCCAGTAATGTCGATAGCCTAGGAGCTGTCCGTGTTGGTGACGGTAGGGGATCGTTGAAATTCCTCTGCATGTGGTGCAATGATGCAAATAGAGCTACTCATATGGGATACACGTTGGATATTTAATGCATGGGCAtcttcacaccgggctcgagtggggtgacctgtgggacgtaggggcacactcggggtgggtggcccgcgaaacccatgaatttggggcccgtgtgaggtgggaaGAGGGTttggccaaggacctaacccatggatttggggcccgggctatgagataaatggattaattcgccatgctctatcagtttgagcttttagagcaactggttaattgtcttgcatcaatatTCCCGACTGAGAAAGTCTATGTCTAGTCATGCTTTTGTCACGCTTGCACTTTCCCTGCTACCTAAGCTTCATATGCATACTAAAAATTCACCAGCTCAATTTGGATTGCCTGCCCTCAATCCGTTATAATATCAGGCAACTTGTTGCCTGGTTGTCTCAACTCTTAGATAGTCGACATCGGACTGTCAACTCATAATACTGTTGTGTGTACTTCCCAATGGTCGGGTTATCAGGTCTCTGGGAGAGGAGTTATCTACTTAAGTCTCACCTTCATTTCTTACCAGTTTCCCTCGGGAGGAAGACCACGACGTTGAAAGAACTAGTCTTCTTTAACCATGTACCACCAATCCTTTGCCATGCCCTTATTTTCAGAATTGTGAAAAGCAGCTTAATTGACTTTGTGATGTGGTTAGCATTCCAGTGATTTCAACCAACCATTGAAGATTTTGATCTTTATGCACTTGGTTGATCCTTGCCACTATAGTTCTATCCTCCCTCTGGATAGATTGGGTTATCTTGTTGAGTGGGCACACAAGTGCCCTTAGACCTTGTTGTGGGTACCAAGGTTGTAGGCCTCACAGGTTTACTTCACGATCATCAATTTAGTCCTCGCTATTCAGTCTAAATTATCTGGGGAGGGCATTCCTTGATCCCATATTCACCTCTAGTTTGTTGCTAGAAGATTTGAGGGTAGAGTTGTTCTTCCTTTATAGAGTTGACCCTGCATATTAGAGCATTCAATTAAGTTGTGAAGCCTTTGTTCATATCACTAATTTGCTTTAATAACATACTGCAGAGGTCCTGGCTATCATATAAGTTCTTGTTTGCCATCTTTTGATAGTAGAATGTTACGCTTCCAGTGCACATGCATTGGCAGATCTGAACACAGGTCACAAATCTCTCCATTTAACAGTCACAATGCTATGGAGATATAATTTTTGGGTCAAAACTACATGGACAACATATGTACACCGATCTTCAATCAGACACAGATCTGACTGTTTATTTGGTCAGATATCAATGGTTCCATTATATGGACAACATATGAATGCTGATCTTTAGTTAGGGACAGATTGACTCTCCAATTTATCATGGATCAATAGCTCTGTTATATGGACAACTTATGAATGCAGATTTGCAGTCAAGGAGAGATTCGATTGTCGAACTGGTCATTGATCAATGGATCTACCATATGGAGAATGTGTGGATGCTTACTTTCAGTGAGGGAGTGATTGAATACTGGATTGATCATGAATCAATGAATCTGCTATAGGGAAAATGTATGAATGCCCTTCAATCACAAACCATGGTATTAGAAAATGGTTATGCATCGGTAGTATCAACCAATGCCCAAGGGAAACAATCACCCCCCGTTGCATGATACGGGGTTGAATCAGTCCGTTATGAAAACATGCAGCTAGTATCAGCCAATACAACCAATACTGGTCCCTACAAGCATAAaagttccatttttatttttatttttttattttttttccgacTTTCTCTCAATTTTCCACTTcattcttcatttcaaccatgaaggaagCTTATAAACTAATTTTAAAATAGATATGGGCCTCTTTTGAGGATTAAAACACAAAATTTGAGTAGCATTCAATGAATCAAAGAGTGTGGTCTATTTTTTGGAAAACATCGGAAGAAAGGGTAAAcagtcaccttttttttttttttttaattttttttttttttatcatgttttTGTTATGTTTATATGCAACTGGGAGGTGCAACTCGGGCGGGTTGGGGTTGACCTGCaatcaacccaacccaaacccaacctgaagTCCTGTatgctcaacccaacccaaccaaacccaacccaataCAGGTGATTATTCCCAACTTGACCTAACCTGAGccaaatttgctcaacccgaACACAACCCAAATTCAATTCAGGTTCGCGTTTTCCAACCTGAACTAAACCTGAGAGCCATGACAGCCAGACACAACCCAACCCgaactcgggttgggtcaattgggttcgggttgaccTGAATCAAAGTTGCGGCCCCATTTATAAGGGACTCTAATCCACTAAATCGCGCTTGATTTGTGTTCGATTTGACCTATTTGGTCAAATTTTAATAGGTCAAGCTAAAATTGCCTGACTGATAGGATTCTTTAAAAGAATGGCTCGTTACaacatcaaatacatgtccaaaaaaaaaagaaaaaaaaagaatacatatttgggaTCATCATTCATCACATTTCTTAGAATTTTACCCATACTTTTTAAGTTGCCCCCAGGGAAAAGGACTGTTCCAAGTTACAGGGCTGTATTGGCTGGTATGAGGGCATCTTGCTGGCCGATACCATTACATTACATAATAATTGACTGCCAAACTGACCATTTGGTAGCCATCAAGTGATTTTCAGTATCATCTGCTTCTGTGAATGATTATTGTGAAGGGGTTGATACAATAAACACCTAGTTCTTTTACATTATTTTCAATTGGATGTAGTAGTATATTTTTATGTGCTTGTTTCTTCCAAACTTGTGGTTGATTAATAGTAAATGAACCCTCCCTCGGCAACTAAGTTGACTTAGACTTGTTGTCTTAATTTCATTGGTGAACGAGATGAGTCACCAGACTGAAAGCTACCAAAATAGAACTGAAATAGACGGAAAAACAATGACTGAAGTGGAGCAAGTCGTACCAGTTTTAGTCTCCATGCAAGTCAATACTCAAACCTGCTATTTAACACCACTTTTGTGCTGATACAAACTATTTATTTCTGTAGTTCGTTTCATAAGAAGGATTACTTTTGCCTTTTCATGAGAAAgccatttatttttctttatcctTTTCCTTGGTAAAATGAAACtgggtttctttctttttcttttacctttctttcttttttcttttttaaactttTCAGTGCAATGGGGGTAAAGGCTAAGAAAGCTTTgaggaagaaaataaagaagagttCTTCTGATTTAGTTGTTTCGGGTAGAGATGAAGTGTCGGACTTTTTGGTATGTTCTTTGCTAATGTACAGTTTCTGAATGTTCCCTTCTTTCCatgtaattctctctctctctctctctctctctctatatatatatatatatatatgtatatgtatatgtctGTTAAGTTCTTCCAAgacttattattttattattattatttccagCCACTAGAAGGTGGTCCAGGGAGAAAACTACCCAAAAGCCGGGAAGAACTTGTGAAAGATACTGCCACAGTCTTATATATAGGTCGCATACCACATGGGTTCTATGAGGATCAAATGGAAGGTGCCATTCACCCGTTCCTTTCTTTCGCTCTGCAAGTGCTGTAATTTTGCTGTTCTTCTAAtctagtggttttttttttttttcaggttttTTCAAACAATTTGGCAAAATCAAGAACTTGAGAATTGCGCGAAATAGGAAGGTTGgacttttctttgttttttcttttttctttttttcttttcccttattttcttttttcttttttatatcatCGGTAGCGATTATTAAAAATGAATATTTCAATTAATGTGTTTTTACATTTGTTTGCCTCTTGGGTCGAATTAATGGAAGATGATTTTAAGTCTTGTGCTACAAGTGTAGGTTATGGTATTCTCGAATTTTATTGTGGTACTTTCACTCTTCTATTTACGTTCTTTCTAGGGCTGGTGCCCAACCTTCTGTTCGCTAACCATATTGTAAAACTGTGAGAGAGTGGATGAATCTTGAAATTTAAAATCAGAATAATAgtcataataataatttttattataatagcaacaacaacaataataaatgaATCATTTGGTGGAAATTTCATTATGGGTGTTTCACAAAGAGTCATTTTCTTCAACGAGTAATGATCAGCAAGAACTATCTGTAGGGCTTGAGAAACAATCTGTCTAACTTGTAAGCAACTCATGGGTAGGACATTGTAGCTGTGGAACATGTGTACCCCACCATGCCTGGCATGATGGGGACAACTTGTGTATAGGACACCTAAGACATGCaaaaggtgtgccccaccatgaagatcacctggcacaaaatcAGGCCTGCCCACGCATCATACAGGCCACCTTGACTATTTAGACAAGACAGCCAAATGGTCAAATTTAACATACTTGTGTGGCCTATCTGAAGACTGATTTCTGTGCCTGGGAATCTTCATGGTTAAGGTTACCTTTTGCATGGCTTGTATTTCCGACATATGTGGGCACATGAGATGGGGTGGTATGTTAAATCTTATCTCAATTAACTAAGGTCAGCTGCATGAATCCTGTTTTGCCAATCCACTCCATCACAGACCATATCCTTGGTTAAACCATAGGTCCTTAGGTCTCTCTTGTTACTCTCCTCTGATGGAAAGAAAAAAGAGTTTTGCCTTTGTTTTCCCCACCCTCATGCATTCTTTTGaagatgtgtgtgcgtgtgcgacATCTTGGTTTTGCTTCACACCTTCCTTCCATGACTTCAATACCAAATTGAGGGTGTCCCTGCACTGCAGTGTTAGTTCAATGGTTCAATATTGTATTTCTCTAACTGTCTACTGTAATCAAGGATTGGGGCATCATGATTTGGTATCATATTCTTTGATCACTGTCTCACATTTCACTGCCTTTTTCCACAATGTCTAGTTGTGCATCATCTCTAAATTGTAAAGGGATATCTTTGTGGAAGTTTTGTTTGAGAGTTACGCTTTCCATTCAATGAAATCTGGTCTCTTTCCCCGAAGCCAAGCATTTTGTTTGCCCATATAGGTTGAGTCATCAGGTTGTCATATTGGGAACTTGTTTTCCCTCTTTGTAATGttcttttttaaatgaaaattctctttctttgaaaaacaaaaacaagaaagTGCTTATTGTATTCAATGATTCCCCTCTTTAGTACAACAATCCAGGTACTCAAACTTGAATTCTTTTGCTTATGATGCTAGATtgctaagggtggcaatgggctggtaGCCCTCCAGACCGGATGAGCTCAACCTGGCTTTGGGCCAGGATTGGGCCTACTAGCTTGGCCTTGCATGCATGGTCCGACTAGTTTTGAGGTcaggcttgggctcaagtcattttagctcgAGTCCGTCTGGCCTAGCCTGACCTGACCCATCTTTATATGTACATGTTGTATCTCACAAATAATTTTGGCAATGAGTGGGGTTGCCTCTCCGACTCGACATGCTTGACTCGTCTTTGGGCCGGGCTTGGACCTACCAGCTTTGCCTGTGGACTAGACTTGGGTCCTGCATGTATCGCTCGATCAATTTTTGGGACGGGCTTGGGCCTTGCATGTGTTGCTCAATCAATTTTTGGGACGGGCTTGGGCTCAAGCCATTTTAGCCTGACCCGActttatatatacatgtgttaaaTTATGTCATTCCCAATCGTTAGTTAGGCAAGCTATccatcttgaatgtagattgttggtttcattcctctaaaatgtctatttctttgtatgtgtgtggcccacttatcaaTGGATAGATTTGGAACATTCAAAcgggaaatagggattttatccGTTTTTGGGCCCGGGCCCAACAAAAATTTTCGGGCTTTAGGCCTGCTATGATAAACTTTTGTCAGGCTCGGGCCTTGGGTATAAGTGTCAGGCAGGCCCAGGCCTAGCTTGGCCTGGCCCAAAACCAACCCATTCCCACTCCCACCCGCAAGTGCACCCTCTCAATCCTCAGGCAATCAatccatcttgaatgtagactgttggtttcattcctctaaaatttctatttctttgtgcatatGTGGCCTTCTCGGTCAATGGATAGATTAGGAATATTCAAGtaggaaatagggattttatcaatttttgggcCAGGCTGGGTTAGTTCGGGCTCAGCCCAACCCCTATTTCTCTGTGTATATGTGGTCTTAAGTGTCGGGCTGGACCTGGGCCTAACCtgcaagcggattgcgtactgagtaaaccctgtggggttcactgtgatgtatgatgtatgcgtcttatccacaccgtccatacattttaccattgctttttagggcatgagcccaaaatcgaagcatatccaaagctcaagtggaccacaccacaggaaacagtgtgaatttaacGCCTACagctgaaaacttcttggggaccacaaaagttttggatcaagctgatgattgtgttttcccttcatccatgtccatgtgaccttatgaacaggttggatgacaaataaacatcactgtcggccctaggaagatttcaacggtaggcgtcattatccccattgtttcctgtggtgtggtcgacttgagcttggcatatgcttcaattttgggctcatgccctgaaatgagctgaaaaaacagatggatggtgtggataagacacgtacatccacagtgggccccacgaagtttactcagtacgcagtccacTTCCAGCCTAACCTGGCCTAGTCCAAAACCAGTCCATTGCCACCCCTGTAGACTGCTTACCACTCAGACATCATTTGTAGCTAATCATTGATTGTTTTATAAATTAAAGAATGAAAGCATGTTTATGACAATTATTACTTGTAAACACTAGATGAGAATGGTGTTCCATTTCCCCCTTTCGGATAGGGTCTTTGGAGCTCTTTGTTTTTTGTTGATAAACACTGACCCCTCTTCTGCTATGTGGCTCTAACAGACAGGGAAGTCAAAGCACTATGGCTTCATTGAATTTGAGTCTCCTGAGGTTGTATTTTTTTTCACATGTTTTTTAACGTTAATTGCTCAATTTCAATTTCTTCTACTATATTTACTGGTGTAATTGTCTTAACAATATATTATGATGGTTGCAGGTGGCCAAAATTGTGGCTGATTGTATGCACAATTATTTAATGTTTGAACACATGTTGCAAGTCCATCTTGTCCCTCCTGAACGAGTTCATCCGAAGCTGTAAGCAATTTGTTTCATTAGTCAACCGTCCAAGTGTTTCAATAGCTCAATTAATTAATGATCTTCTGGACAAAGTTAAATTAATTAAAGAATTATGTTAATTGCATGATTGATGGAAGGACAATACTAGATGACTTTTCCTTTATTAATCATTTCTGAGTCCTACAATGCTGCATTGTTTCTATTAGCATAAGTAGTTTGTTGCTTGTATTTGCTTTAATTTGTAGACATATTAATGTTACTGCTTTTTGTATTACATAGGAAAGGCAAAGACATTAAGAAAATGATTCCACAACCTTGTATCCACCTTCTAACAAAATGATAGTTTGTCCACAATCCTTCTGTGCTTTCTTTCACACATGTTTGATATCTGCCGGTACCATCTAATGAAATGCCTCCACAATTGGTTTACGGGGTTTATCATTCTCTAAACAAGCCACTACCCTTCTTAAAAGTAATGGAAGACGATCCAAGATATCAATTTTTAATTGTCAGGTCATTATGTGCTTGTAGAAAATGCAGGCATGCTATTGGATGTGTCCATGCCATCCACGGTGTGCATCTAGCACAACAATTTGTTGAATGCAATAGTTCCTTGTATCAGAAGTTCTGGATGACATCTAGGGTCATCCAGAACTCGGTTCAGGGTTTATCAAGAATCGAGCGCAGTGCATTTTTTGATTTCCATCCAAAATTCGGCCGGAGCCCTAACATCCATAAATGGGCTTGAATGAAGGTCAAGGTGTGCTTCAATAGAAAAAACTATCCAATCTATGGTAGATCTGTGCCTGGGTCTGCCTGTCTGTTTATTAAATGGTCCTGAAAATTTAAATCCAGGCTTGACAGGCAGGCAATGGAAATTGGCCCAAGCTCAGCCTGCGGCTGGACCAGAAACTTGATGAGCTGTCCTAGACTCCGAGTTCTTTGCCAAATGTAAGAGCATCAAACCCTTGGCTTGTCAATTTACTCCACCAGTTGTTTCACATTTAAGTGAGCACATCTGCATTTACCTTTAAAATCTTGTAAATGGATGCCAAGGAGAACGCCTAAAGAATATATCTATCATATGGAggcaatttatattttattatttgaagggTTCCAAAGTTTCATTGCAAAAAAGAATGACAAGGAGTCATCCAGTAAACAGATCAACAGGCTCTACAGGCTTACAAAAATGTCCCTTACGCAATAATATTTTCTGACTTACCCCAAATTAAATGGTTTGCCGTAAGGAAAACTAAATTCAGGAGGTTTGTAAAGTTTTAAAGATCCTGCTATTCCACTATAACCACCGTGACCAAAGCACAACGAGCATGAATAAACACCACAACCCTACCCTTCTCTTgcaacacccccccccccaaaaaaaataaaaataaaaataaaaataaataaataaaataaaaattaaaaaaattaaaaaaatttgaggGATCACCCACTCTTCCCTAATCAATGAGAAAACTTAACCCCAAACTGTTTGGGCAAAATGCATGAAAAGATGACTAATTGGCTTCGCCTCACAAAGATACAATGGACACCCATTGATTAGGGCTAGACCTCCTTTCCTTAGGTTGTTAGTCATTGATTAGGTTACAAATGCTTCACAAATTTATTCTTTATCATCTACTCTTACTGTTATCCATCATTAGAATAAGGATTCAATTGGCCCTTTAGCATTAAGCAATTCCATGAAAAAACTGTGTTCTTGTCGTCTTCTTTAAGACCAAACCACTCTCAATCTTTGTTAGGTTTGGCATTGGGCTGGGCTGCTTGGCCCGTCTTGATTGGCCCAACCACTTATGGCTTGGACTTGGGCCCTTAAAATTGGCCCGAGGGTCAGGCGtaggcttgaaatctaggctaGGCATATGGGCTGAGCTGGGCTAGGACCAATTTGAATAGCCCAACCTACCTGGCTCATCCTGTAACTATCCaaccttatgtttttttttttttgtaactatCCCACCGCATGCATTATTGATTTTGGTGAAGAGAATTATTTGTTACTCTTGACTGTGTACGCTTGATATACATGCACTTAGAAAGGGTCatcattagaggtgggcatcgagtcgagttggaccaggttcggtccaacttgactcgattcggttttgcCAACTCCCTGACtagaactcgatccgactcgggaccgagtccagcaggcctgactcgatccgaaccgaatcTTGGCTgggctgacccgaaccgagtctgacttgGTTAGAGaaatcgagttggatcgagttggctACGATTTAGATCAGGTTAATGGATCATTGACTCATTTTAATGTTAGGTTGGGTCCAATTAGGAATAATCACAAAATACTTAGCCTGTGTTGGGTTCTTATTGTGGGTTGAGCAAAAAGGAATTTAGGTGGGGTTAGGGTTAGAAACCTTGGGCCGGATTTCCAAGTTGGGTCCTATTGAGGTCGGATTAGGCTTAAGTTGACCTCAACTCCACCCAACACCCCCGAGTTGCAACCCCAATTATGGCGCCAGGGCAGACCACCAACGAGGTCCCGAGCCAGGCGGGCCACCACCGAGGTCCCGAGCTAGGGCGGGCCACTAGCGAGGTCCCGAGCTCGGCCGGACCACTAGCGGCCTACACCCGAGGTCTCGAGCCAGGGCAGGCCATCGGCGAGTTCCTGATCTCGGCCGAACCACTAGCGAGATCCCGAGCCTGAAAACccatagaaaaaaataaattttaaaaattaaaaatacccGATGAAGGGACGAGGACGAGTGGTTCCGATCGGGTGCTGGGCTGCTAGCTGGTCTGGATTCAGGGTTCCGATCGGGTTTGGTGCAGTGCCGGCGCGGGTAGGGTTAGGGTAGATGAAAGGGGTAAAagtaaaactaaaaaaaaaaatttgtttttatAGTACTCGATTCCGGTCCGAGTtgggttttggatcagattcgacCGGATCGGATTTCGGATCAAGTCGGATCGGGTTACTATATACCCAAACTCGACTCGGTCGGGATTCGGATTTgggtgggtctactcgatccgaacCCGACCCCGTCATtcagttcgggtcgagtcggatccgccgagtcgagtcgggtcctgcccacctctagtcatcatcatccaagccttaacCCAATTACTTGGGGTCAACTACGTGAATCATTTTCCAACATTCATaatgaaagttatggcataagttgaCGCCGACTGCCAACCCGACGCAAACCCCCTAGGTGGGACCGGCAATGAGCACAAAACTTCCATAGGCACGACGTGATAGACTATTACatgggttgattacaatcaagcactatctaatagtctTTTACATAGATTAGTTACAATCAACGAGTTTAGAAAGGGCACACGTGGAATATatttactcaaattaaaccaattaaaATTTGAAACTCACCCTGGATAGGTTACTCTTCAATAAtctgattggttgaacaatcctaacctctgattcttggACGCTCGTTTGTTGAAGTAAGACTAttggatatgttttaatttaaaccatccaataaatgtcaacAAATCTGAGAGTGGCAATGAAAACAAGTGTAACTTTTGGTTCAGGGTACATCTAAACTGATAgctataatttggacagttttatTTGATGCCATGTATGCAGGTTCTAAGTAATTTCGAAGTGTCTGCATATCATccgtcacactctgccagagtatcaactaTCTATATCAGTTCAGGATCACAGCTGTCAGATTGGTTGAGTCAACGAGGTGCCTTCAATGGAGAGGCCCGGTTGCTCTTCAAGTCACTGTAGAAGCAACTTAACAAGTGTTGTGCGTAGTAGTGTCTACAAAGTCCTGTGTGGCATACAACCTGTTCATCAGCATTGCCCTACCATGAAGGTTggacgccccaaaaatcaggctgatccaaccatcatgttggCCAACACTAGAATTTGAAGGTTTCGAATGGTTGccaattgttttatatggtgtggtccacctaataattaagTAGGATTGATTTTGGTTCATCCCGGTATCATGACGGGGCTCATGTAATTCACGggttagatggcagataaacaaaatggtaggccccactgcaGAAAACAATGGCAACCATCCAAACATATCTATATTCACccagtggcccacatgatggttggattggtctgatttttggggcatccaacTTTCATGGTGGGGCAACCTTGATGGACAGGCCAGATGTAGCACACCTCAATGGGCCCTGCATGCCacacttgtagaataagctttttcTACAAGGACTTGGAGAGAACCATCCTCTTCAATGCAAGCCTCTCAATTTTCCGAAAGAGAAACACATTGAAATGCAACAATTCACATCCTTTCCTCTCCTGCCCTTTTCCTAAGTTTAAACTACCTTTCAGGCCCGGCCCGAGCCCAGCTTGACCCTGTAGGGCTAGGGCGAAGGCCTGGCCCCTTTTCTTGATTAGGGCCTGGACTGAACAAACTGTCACTCATCCATCATTTTGAACACATCCTCCAATGTTTCTGATGATGGGTTCATAGGAAAGTTAGAAACAAACAGAGTCACCTGTCAATCTCGTGTGTTGATTCTTCCTTTGCCCTTCTTTGCTGCTGTTCTCTGTTCTACTTCCTCCTCTCTGTTCTCTAGTCATCCATTAGGGAAGTACTTATCATTGTATTATCAGCCATGAGAATTGCATATTGGGTCTATTAGTGTTGGTAGTCACACTGATGGGGTCAATTTATGTGGATGGCTGATCATTTCTTTGTTTTCAGATGGAATGGAGTAAACCAccgacaccagccattggattcaaTAAAAATCGAACGCAAGCGGCATGACaaggtactttttttttttttttttttgaaaagagacAACAAGGCACTG is a genomic window of Magnolia sinica isolate HGM2019 chromosome 15, MsV1, whole genome shotgun sequence containing:
- the LOC131226720 gene encoding uncharacterized protein LOC131226720; its protein translation is MGVKAKKALRKKIKKSSSDLVVSGRDEVSDFLPLEGGPGRKLPKSREELVKDTATVLYIGRIPHGFYEDQMEGFFKQFGKIKNLRIARNRKTGKSKHYGFIEFESPEVAKIVADCMHNYLMFEHMLQVHLVPPERVHPKLWNGVNHRHQPLDSIKIERKRHDKERTVEEHRKLVEGILKRDKKRRERIEAAGIDYECPEIVGSIQPIPKKIRFEEEEED